AACGTTACTGTAATAGTTGATCCAGCTGCCGATATTGATCTTTCTGGATACGATTTAGCTATTGTTCAAGAAACTTTTGGTTCTAGTAGTGCTATTTTTAGTGGTACTGGTTCAGCGGCTATTCAAAATATTAGTATTCCAACAATTTTCAATAAAACTTATGCTTGGAATTCAGGCAAGGCTGGAATTACAGAAACAGATGCAAATATTGTTGCGTCAACAGCAACTTCAATTGATGTGCCTCATGGTGAAAGAAGATCTGACCCGTTATTTAGTGGTATTGATTTCTCTGAAGGAAATTCCGTAAGAATTTTTGCTGAATTGGCAAACGATGATGGAACGCCTGGTGGAAGTACTGGTTTTCAAATCTTAAATGATCTAGACATTGTTAACAACACTATTGGTGGTTCTTCAGGTTCTTTGCATGCTCAAGTTCCAGATGTAACTACTCCAAGTGCTGCTATAGTATTCAACGAATTACGTCCAGGAGTTCAATTAGGAGAAAACACAGAGGATGTATTAGGAGCTCCAGTTATCGCTTTTTCTATGAACTACGGTGCAATTGCCTTAGGCGATGGTGCTAACCTTTCATCTGAAGCGTTAACAATCTGGAGAAATGCAGCTTACCATTTAACTGGTATGATTTCACCGGATGAGTTATATGTGAATCCTGATTATGTTGCTCCTGTAATTGATTTAGCTTATGTACAAAAAGCTGGCTTTACAAGTGATGCAAGTGCGTCAAGTTCTACAAACGACCCTATTATCAGAATGTTTCAAGCTGACGATAATTTTAATGTTACCGTAATTGAAACTGATGCAGATGGTACTGGTTTAGACTTAACAGGTTATGATTTAGTTATCGCTCAAGAAACATTTGGTTCTGGCGATGGTATTTGGACTGGACCTTTAGCTCCTAAAAATCTTACAATTCCTTTTATAATGAATAAATCATGGGCTTTAAGAGATGGTAAAGCGATTTCTTCAGCTGGTGCTATTGTTGAGCTTTCTGCAGAAACTAAAGTTTCTATTGATCCAAGTAATCAATCCAACATGTTGTTCAATGGAATTGATTTTTCAGGAGGGAATGATGTTATCCTTTACAACGAGTTGGCCGATAATACAGGTGCAGCTGGGTCGAACGCTATTGACGTATTGAATAACCTTGAAATAAGCGTTACGGGTACAAACCTTGCTACGGTTGCTGATGTTACTACTTCTCCTGATACTTCTATTATAATAAACAGTATTCCTGAAGGAACACAACTAGGTACTGACGCTGCTGATTTAACTAAGGCGGATATGGTTGCTTTTGCCTTTAATTATGGAGCCATTATTAGAGGTGATGGAGCTAACATTTCTCCTGAAGCATTAACTATCTGGAGAAATGCAGCATATATGCTTGCTGGAGAACCAGTTCCTAGCTCATTAGTAGCTAATCCAGATTTTACACTTGGCATTGATAAAGCAGGAGCGTTTTCTAATGTATCATCTAACGTAAGAGCTATTGGAAGCAGAATTTATGTTTCTGACGTAAAATCTTCTACTGAAGTTAATATCTACAGTATGACAGGTGCTTTAGTGAAAACTATTAAAACCAATACTGATACTAACTTTAGTTTTAACTCTGGTCTTTGGATCGCAACAGTTAAAACTTTAGAAGGAACTAAAGCTGTTAAGTTATTAGTTAAATAATAAGTAAATGTTGTAAATTAACAACATTCAAGTTAAATTATAAGGGTGCGTATTTTACGCACCCTTATTTTTTTAATCAAATTAAAGCTTTGAAAACACAAATTTCTATAATACGTTTTTTTGTCACACTTGTATTTTTTCTTCTAACCTTTATAGGGAATTCATACGCACAGACCATTGTCTGGGAAGGCGATGTGAATTCAGATTTTTACAATCCAGACAACTGGAGTGATCCATCAATAGATTTTTCTAATATACAAGACGCTTCTCTAATTATAGTTGCCGGTAACCCATATAACCCTATTCAGACCGGAGGTAACTCTGGAGACATAAATTACCGTCCTGGTACTTTGAATATTTATTCAGATTTAAATGAGGTAGCAGATGCCACGTTCAACGGTATATTATTACCATGGAATAGCAGTTATTTAAAAGGAAACATAACACTAAATGCTCCAGCAGATTTAAATATTAGAAGTGCTGTATATTTAGGAAATGCTTATAATGCCACACTAAATTTAAACGGTGGAGCCATACACAGTAAGAATGAGTTTTATATTGGTTATGCTCTTAACGGAAACGCTGAAGCCAATATTTTAGGAGGTACATTATATGCAGGAACCTATCTTCACGTAGGTAACAATAATAATGCAACTGGAACTTTAAATGTTTCGGGTGGTATTGTAGATGTAGCAAATGGCGTGTTAATAGGAACCAATGGTACTATCCATATTTCTGATGTAGGAGCTCTAATCGTCAATGGCGATCATACCGCTGTGTTAAACAATTATATTTTGGATGGTAAAATCACCAAACCTGATGGTGATAGTTTAGATGTGAGTTTCGACGGAAGTAAAACGATAGTTTCTATTAGCCAAGACCCTAATCGTTTACTCAAAGAATATGGCACTTATGTGGTTTTAGATAATGGTATTTTGCAAGCTACTATTGACAAGTTTACAGCTAATATTATGTCTTTGAAAGTTAATGGAGTTGAAACATTGGCACAAACCAATTACAGCCACAACGATAGGGTAGGAGCTTACTTTAGTTTCAATGGTCCATACGGCTATACAAGGCTCTCAAATTGTAAGTTTTCAATAAAAGCAGAAAGTGACGACTTTATAGATGTTTCTTTTAAAAGAAAATATTCTGAAGATAATTTAGAACCAACCATTGATGTTGATGTGCATTTTGTACTTAAAAAAGATGACACTGCACTTTACTCTTACAATATTTTAGATCACTTACCTGAATATCCAGATTTCGACTTAGGGATATGGCGACATGTATTATGGATTGCGAATGATGGCACCGATTATTTAGCTGAAAAAATCTATGTTACTGAACAAAAAAGTTGGCAAATGCCTTCTGTATACGATTATCAAAACGCATCATCTACTGCAATAAAGGAAATAGTTAAGCTAAATACAGGTGTAAGAGCGGGTAAATATGATGGTAAATACCAATATTCTGAGAATTATTACGAACTCCCAGTTTGGGGGCATGCCAGTGATGTTAACCATATAGGGACATGGGCTGTTTTTGGGAATCATGAATACTTCCCGCAAGGTCCAACAAGTCATGAATTAAATGCGGCAGCCGGTATTATTCATGTGTTATTTAATCAGGTGCATTATAACTCCAAAGGGTTTACGATACCACAAGGTGAAAGGTGGTCTAAAATTTACGGTCCGTATTTAATCTATACTTCCTTAAAAGATACAGGTGATAACAATTGGCAAGATGCTAAGTTAAGGGCTGATCAAGAAAGTTCTAAATGGCCATATGCTTGGTTAACAAACACTCCAGAATATCCTCGGGCCGACGGCCGTGGTAATATAACAGGAAATTTTTCAATAACAGATTCTGAAAAGCCCAATTTAGATGGAAGTAATGCATGGATTGGGGTAACCCAATTAAACCCAGCTTCTGGTGGCGATTGGCAATTTGAAAGCAAGAGTTACCAATATTGGGCCAAAACTGATATGAATGGTGATTTTAACATCAAACATGTGCGTCCAGGAACTTATACCTTATTTGCTTTTAAAAGCGGCGCAATTAGTGATTTTAGAATGGAAAATGTAGAAGTGTTAGCCAGTAACACAACCAACATTGGAAACCTAAATTGGACTATTCCTCGTGATAGTGGAAAATTGCTTTGGGAAATCGGTATCCCAAATAGAACTGCAGCTGAATTTAAACTTGGTGATTTTGAGTATTGTGAAGGGTTTGTAGAAGAAAAATTTGAAAATACTTTTCCTAATCCCATAGAATACAATATTTCAGATAAAAATTGGTCTGAAGTGATTCCCTATGTGCATACTAAATACATTAAAATGTCTGATGGAAGTTGGAACCGTTGGCACTGGAACTTTAATTTTAAAACAAAGGGCCTGCCTCCAAGTGGTTCCTCTAAATTAACTGTAGCTTTTGCCAGTGCAGACCATGCACAATTTTGGATAGATTTTAATGGTACTAGCATATATCAAGGATATCCTGAAACGCCTTCTGGTGGAAACGCTTGGCTACGTCAATCTAATCGTGCTAAGTACGGTATTCAAACCTTTGAAGTTCCAAATCATTTATTCAAAGTAGATGGAGAAAATACATTAACCTTTTTAATGCCTTCAAATTCAGGAAATAGTCACCTTATGTACGATTATATTAGCTTGGAAGGTGATGTAAATGTTGTTTTAAATAATGATAGTAAAAACAAAAAGAAATTTACTTATCATATTTTCCCAAATCCAACAAAAGGTGTTTTCAATATAACCCTACCTCCAGAGATAACTGAAATTGTAACAGACCTGTATAGCATCAACGGTGCTTTGATTTATTCTGAAAAACATAGCAATATTCAAAATAGATTAACACTTGATATTTCAAATAAACCAAATGGTGTTTATTTCTTGAGGATTATGGAAGAAAAGAAAGTGATGGTTAGGATAATTAAGAAATAGCAGTACTATTAATAACTAATTTAACTTTAAGTTCATGTATGATAGAAATAAAAAAAGCTTCCATTTTTAACGGAAGCTTTTTTTGATATATTAATCATTTTAGTTGTTTTTCTTTTGAAACTGCTTACTGAATATTAAAAATAATATACCGCAAAGCAACCAAGCCGGTAGGGTTACAAACGATAAAAACACATCAAATTGTACCGATATAAAGTAGAAAATACCAAAACTAATGGCCCAGGCCCAAAGCACAGATTTATTAAATTTAATATTAGCTTTTTCAGCATAATTTTTCACAATACCGAATTTTTTGTGAAAGAAATGCTCAAAAACTATAATAGCACCAACCGGGGCTAAAATAAAACCGTACAGCGCTACAAAACCTAAAAGTTTCATGGCAAATGCAGGAAACAAACCAGCAATGGTCGCAATGGTTCCTGCTAAAATAGTAACCTTAGCGGTTGATAGTTTAGGTAAAATGGCCTGAAATGCTAAACCAGCTCTGTAAATTGTTGGGTTGGCTGTTGTCCAGCCAGCTAAAACCACAGCAATAATTCCAAAAATACCGATGGCATTATTTGCTAAAGGTCCTGGGGCTACAGGAGGTGCTTCGCCGTTTGTTAAAAAAGCTTGGGCTTCCGGTGTTTTTAAATAAACTGCGTATAATAAACAGGCTGCAATCCAAGCCATATAATGGCCAACATACATTCCAGCAGCTGTAGTCCATCCTGAACTCGCTTTTTTTGCAAACCTAAATACAGACAAATCAGACATACCAATATGCATGGCGCTGTTGGCAAACCACGACCATATCATAACATGCCAAAACGTATATTTTATTTGTCCTGGGAAAGGCTCGCCACCTTCGCCCCAAATATCCCAAAAATCTGAAAAACTTGAAACACCCAATTGACTCAAAGCAACAATGCCACAAGCTACAAAAGCCAATACTATAACGGGCGACATCCAATTGGCAGCCTTTGAAACCGTATCGTAACCACGGGCGGCTATGATAGAAATCACTGCGCCGATTAGAATAACAATAACAATCCATGTCATACCATTTGGCATGGTATCGTCTAATTTTGGCATAGGCATATCGAATGGAATACCAACGGCTGTGGCCGATACCGTAATCATAGATCCCGCTAAAAAGCAAAAGAGTATACCGTTAGCTAAGTTGTAAGCTGTAACTAAACTTTTTCCACTTATTTTTTCTAGTTGAAAGTATAGTGTAAGCCTATTTTTTACAGCGATTTCGGCAGTTAAAAACCGCCAGGATAAAACGGCCAATAAGTTACCGAGCAAAAGGCCAACCAATAAATCGAAGGCACTTACGCCAGCGGTTAAAAATAATGGACCAATCATAAATTCGGTACCAGCTGCATGCTCTCCAGCATACATACCCAAAAAACTTTTCCAACCTTTTAAATTCGATTTAGGTACAGGAGTTCTTTCAAATTCTCCGCCTGCTATGTCTTCAATTACTTCTTCTTCTATGTGGGATAATGCCATATGTTAGTTAGATTTTAGTTTGTTTAGTTGTTAGTAAATTATGTTTATGTTAAAAACTTTTGTCTTAATTCTTCTACTTGGTTATCGTTTATTGGAACCATTTCTCCTAATGAAGCTCCTAAAACTATAGATTTCGCACTAAATTCTGCGACCTCAAGATAATCAAAAGTTTGTAATAATTTATCGCCAGTAATAATAACCGAATCGTTTTCAATAATTAAAGCGGTAGTACAATTTTCAACAATTTCTGAGTTGTTGTTAAACTTAAAGTGCGTGCCATATTTTACCGATGGAATATCTTGGAGAAAAATCCAACTTTCGGGAATAGTACGAACGTTCAAATATGATTTAGTCACACCAAACGCCATTAAGTATGGCGATTGCGTCATGATTATAGAATTGACACCAGGATTGTTTTTATAAATTTCTTGATGTATCCAAGTCGCTCTACTGGGTATCTTTCCTTTTTCTCTTTTACCGTCTTTTATTTGAACGATATCTTCAAGGTTCATGTCCCATCGGCTAACATCTGTAGGTGTAATCAAAAAGTCGTTGTTTTCAAGACGCATAGAAACTGTGCCGTATGAACTGATCATCAAGCCTTGTTCGCAAGATCGTTTAACGATGTTACATATTTGTAAGCGTTTTTCAACTTCTTCCGGTAAGTGGATTGTTTCTTCCATTTCTGGAAGCATGTGTGCCGCCTGTTTTTCAAAATTGCTTATTTGGTCGTCGGTTAAATAATTTGGCGTACCTATTTGAGAACCGTACAAAATAGTTCGGGCACAGAATTCCAACATCTCAAACCGCTCAAAAGCATCAGTTAAATCGCTTCCGCCCAATACTGTGCCATGATTTTCCATAATTACCGCTTTAAAGCCTTTTTTAAACTCCTCAGCAATAACTTCACCTAGTTTATCACTACCAGGCAATTCATATTTGGCGTAACCTATTGGGCCGCATATGTGTCTGGCTTGCGAAATAATATTGGTATTCGGTATTTGGCGAACAATACTGAATGATACTAGGGCAGGGGGGTGCGCATGTATTACCGATTTTATATCGGGTCTTGCTTCATAAATAGCTTTGTGGAATGGAAACTCTGATGAAGGCTTGTGCTTGCCAACTATAGAGCCATCTTTTTTTACACAGATAATATCAGAGGCTCTTAATGATCCTTTGTCAATGGCTGAAGGTGTAACCCATATATCACCATTATCATCTATAATAGAAATGTTACCACCAGAAGTAGTGGTCATTCCCCTTTTGTAAATTCTACTGATAATTCTTGTAATCTGGTCTCTGGGGTGCTCTAATTTGTGATTCTTAGACATTTGTATAGGGTATAGGTTAAAAATGTAAAGCGTGTTGAACTTAACACCAGTTTTTACGGAATTATTAGAATTAGTGACTAACTCAAATTACTGATATTTAGCTGATGATAAATGGGACATGCTTTTTTAATGAATAGTTTTTCTTTAAAAATTTTGAATTTAGTTTTTTATCTGAAATTGAAATTGCAGCTCCAAGAGCCGAACCTAATGAAGAATCGGTAGTCCTCAATTTCATATTTCTAAAATGATGGGATAGTAATTTTACAAAAAGGTCGTTATCGCTAAAACCACCATCTACGTATAATCTCTTTATTTTTTCACCACTTACAACATCCTTTATGCTTTTTACTTGTAACAGAACAAGTTCTGTCATTAATTGATGGTAAGCATGGTCAAATTCATTGTAGCTAATATTGGTTTGCTCGGGCATGTCTTCGTCATTTATGCTTTCCCACTTAAACATGTGTTTAAAATCGTGCATAATTTCAGAATACACATTATAATCGAATTTAACATGGCGATGATAATCTTCATCAACACCAAAATGCTCGCTTAGTTTGGCTACCTGTATTTTGTACTCATTGCCTAAAAATACGCGTGTTGCCTTTACAGGTTTTCCATTAATTCTCATGTAATTTATGGAATCTTTAGCATCAGTATCATCAACAATTGGGCGGTCGGTAAACGGGTTTAATGTAATGCTCCATGTACCAGTAGATACTAAAACAAACTTTTTCTTTACACTTCGAACGTAAGGTAACAGTGCTGAAGAACTATCATGAATACCCACGCCAATTTTGATGCGTTTTCCATTATAGTTCATGTTGATGCTTGTTTCGGTTGAAACTATAGGAGGCAATATTTTATGCAATTCTTCTTTGTACACCCAACTGTGGTAATCTTTTTTTGTATAATCCCAAAGCGCGGTGTGACAACCAATGCTGGTATATTCACTAAGTGGAATTCCTGTAAAAATATAACTTAAGTATTGAGGTAGGTGCAACGAGTATCTGATCTTTTTAAAAACTTCAGGTTTGGTGTGTTTTATCCAATACAACTGCAAGCCAGAATTTAAAAGACTCAAATCAAAACAACCTGTAGTTTTTAAAAAATCTTCCTTTGGTCCATACTTTTCAATGAAGGAATCAATGATATTTTGGTCTATTTGTTTGGTATAATTATAAAGCGGCGTTAATACTTCGCCATTTTCATCGAGGTGGACAAAACTAGCACCGTAGGTTGAAAAGTTAATGGCTTCAACATTGTATTCAGAATTCTCCAAGATGTTTTCAAAAACACTTTTTAACCATGTTTGAAGCGCTTGTAAGTTTTCTGTTGGGTGCCCGTCTTCATCTTCAATTTCATCAAATTTTGTGTACTCTTTGTACACTTCTTTATAATCTTTATCAAAAAGGAAGAATTTTTTATTGGTCTTTCCTATATCAAATACCGCCGTTACATCTATCATCTCAAAAAATTAATTACAGTCCTGTGGCTACAGTGTGTTTACCTCTTTCTTTTGTTAGTTGATTTCTCACTTCGAGCGAGCGATATGCGTTTATTGGACTTAAAGCACCGCCACT
This genomic stretch from Flavobacteriaceae bacterium GSB9 harbors:
- a CDS encoding class II aldolase/adducin family protein, with the protein product MSKNHKLEHPRDQITRIISRIYKRGMTTTSGGNISIIDDNGDIWVTPSAIDKGSLRASDIICVKKDGSIVGKHKPSSEFPFHKAIYEARPDIKSVIHAHPPALVSFSIVRQIPNTNIISQARHICGPIGYAKYELPGSDKLGEVIAEEFKKGFKAVIMENHGTVLGGSDLTDAFERFEMLEFCARTILYGSQIGTPNYLTDDQISNFEKQAAHMLPEMEETIHLPEEVEKRLQICNIVKRSCEQGLMISSYGTVSMRLENNDFLITPTDVSRWDMNLEDIVQIKDGKREKGKIPSRATWIHQEIYKNNPGVNSIIMTQSPYLMAFGVTKSYLNVRTIPESWIFLQDIPSVKYGTHFKFNNNSEIVENCTTALIIENDSVIITGDKLLQTFDYLEVAEFSAKSIVLGASLGEMVPINDNQVEELRQKFLT
- a CDS encoding FGGY family carbohydrate kinase, producing the protein MIDVTAVFDIGKTNKKFFLFDKDYKEVYKEYTKFDEIEDEDGHPTENLQALQTWLKSVFENILENSEYNVEAINFSTYGASFVHLDENGEVLTPLYNYTKQIDQNIIDSFIEKYGPKEDFLKTTGCFDLSLLNSGLQLYWIKHTKPEVFKKIRYSLHLPQYLSYIFTGIPLSEYTSIGCHTALWDYTKKDYHSWVYKEELHKILPPIVSTETSINMNYNGKRIKIGVGIHDSSSALLPYVRSVKKKFVLVSTGTWSITLNPFTDRPIVDDTDAKDSINYMRINGKPVKATRVFLGNEYKIQVAKLSEHFGVDEDYHRHVKFDYNVYSEIMHDFKHMFKWESINDEDMPEQTNISYNEFDHAYHQLMTELVLLQVKSIKDVVSGEKIKRLYVDGGFSDNDLFVKLLSHHFRNMKLRTTDSSLGSALGAAISISDKKLNSKFLKKNYSLKKHVPFIIS
- a CDS encoding polysaccharide lyase family protein gives rise to the protein MKTQISIIRFFVTLVFFLLTFIGNSYAQTIVWEGDVNSDFYNPDNWSDPSIDFSNIQDASLIIVAGNPYNPIQTGGNSGDINYRPGTLNIYSDLNEVADATFNGILLPWNSSYLKGNITLNAPADLNIRSAVYLGNAYNATLNLNGGAIHSKNEFYIGYALNGNAEANILGGTLYAGTYLHVGNNNNATGTLNVSGGIVDVANGVLIGTNGTIHISDVGALIVNGDHTAVLNNYILDGKITKPDGDSLDVSFDGSKTIVSISQDPNRLLKEYGTYVVLDNGILQATIDKFTANIMSLKVNGVETLAQTNYSHNDRVGAYFSFNGPYGYTRLSNCKFSIKAESDDFIDVSFKRKYSEDNLEPTIDVDVHFVLKKDDTALYSYNILDHLPEYPDFDLGIWRHVLWIANDGTDYLAEKIYVTEQKSWQMPSVYDYQNASSTAIKEIVKLNTGVRAGKYDGKYQYSENYYELPVWGHASDVNHIGTWAVFGNHEYFPQGPTSHELNAAAGIIHVLFNQVHYNSKGFTIPQGERWSKIYGPYLIYTSLKDTGDNNWQDAKLRADQESSKWPYAWLTNTPEYPRADGRGNITGNFSITDSEKPNLDGSNAWIGVTQLNPASGGDWQFESKSYQYWAKTDMNGDFNIKHVRPGTYTLFAFKSGAISDFRMENVEVLASNTTNIGNLNWTIPRDSGKLLWEIGIPNRTAAEFKLGDFEYCEGFVEEKFENTFPNPIEYNISDKNWSEVIPYVHTKYIKMSDGSWNRWHWNFNFKTKGLPPSGSSKLTVAFASADHAQFWIDFNGTSIYQGYPETPSGGNAWLRQSNRAKYGIQTFEVPNHLFKVDGENTLTFLMPSNSGNSHLMYDYISLEGDVNVVLNNDSKNKKKFTYHIFPNPTKGVFNITLPPEITEIVTDLYSINGALIYSEKHSNIQNRLTLDISNKPNGVYFLRIMEEKKVMVRIIKK